The Vagococcus penaei genome includes the window AAAATTTCTGAGTTCTCTGGTCGTGGTATTATCATGGGGGCGAATAAACCGTATAGTGGAACACAAGTTATCGACGATTTTGGTGCAGAACAAATGGAAACTGGCGATTTAATTATTTATACGTCAGCTGACCCTGTTTTACAAATTGCGGCACACGAAGACGTAATTCCATTAGAAGAATTATATCGTATTTGTGAATACACTCGCGAAATTACTAAAGATGATCCATACATGATTGGTCGTATTATTGCTCGTCCTTATGTTGGTGAACCTGGTAACTTTACAAGAACTCCAAACCGTCATGATTACGCTCTAAGTCCATTTGGTGAGACAGTATTAGATTCATTGAAAGCGCATGGTAAAGACGTGATTGCGATTGGTAAGATTAATGATATCTTTAATAGTCAAGGAATTACCGAAATGGTACGAACAAAATCTAATATGGATGGCGTAGATCAGTTATTAAATGTGATGAAAAAAGACTTTACTGGTTTAAGTTTTACTAATTTAGTTGATTTTGATGCGTTATTTGGACACCGTCGTGACACAGAAGGCTATGCTCGTGCTTTAGAAGACTTTGATGCACGTTTACCTCAAATCAATGAAGCCATGGCAGAAGATGATTTACTATTAATTACAGCTGACCATGGAAACGATCCGACTTTCCCAGGAACTGACCATACACGTGAATATGTACCATTATTAGCTTATAGTAAAAAAATGACAGGTCATGGGTCATTACCACAAGGTTATTATGCAGATATTTCAGCAACAATTGCGGAGAACTTTGGTGTTCCTGCAACTGAAAATGGTCAAAGCTTTTTAAATGAATTAAAATAAAGAAGTTGATAAGGAGTTAAGAAGATGTCATTAAAAGAAAGATTAGTAGAAACAACACAATTTATTCAAGCACAAGGTGTACAGGAGGTTGATTTTGGTTTAATTTTAGGTTCAGGTCTAGGTGAATTAGCCGATGAAATTACGGATCGCGTTGTGATTCCTTACGAAACAATTCCGCATTTCCCAGCTTCAACTGTGGTTGGTCATGCAGGGCAACTTGTTTATGGAACTTTATCGGGTAAAAAAGTTTTAGCAATGCAAGGTCGTTTCCATTACTATGAAGGTCATTCTATGCAAACAGTCACATTCCCAGTTCGTGTGATGAAAGCATTAGGTGCTAATTCAATGGTAGTAACGAATGCTGCTGGTGGTGTGAATACATCATTCTCACCTGGCGACTTGATGTTGATTACCGACCAAATCAACTATACTGGTGATAATCCATTAATGGGCTTGAATGAGGATGAGTTAGGTCCACGTTTCCCTGATATGTCAGAACCGTATGACCGTGCGTACGGTGAAGTAGCTAAGTCTGTTGCGAAAGAATTAAAAATCACTCTACAAAAAGGTGTTTATATGGGATTCTCAGGACCCACGTATGAAACACCAGCTGAAATTAGAATGTCTCGCCTAATGGGTGCTGACGCAGTGGGTATGTCAACTGTTCCCGAAGTGATTGTAGCAAATCACATGTCAATGCGTGTTTTAGGTGTGACCTGTGTGACAAACTTAGCTGCAGGAATGCAAGCTAATCTTAATCACGAAGAAGTCGTTGAAACGACTGAGCGCGTAAAAGCTGATTTTAAAGAGTTAATCAAGTTAACACTAGAAAGAATTTAATTAATCATAGAGGAGCGGATTATTTAATGAGTACACATATTGGTGCAAAACAAGGCGATATTGCCGATAAAATCTTATTACCAGGTGATCCATTACGTGCGAAATATATTGCGGAAACATTTTTAGAGAATCCAGTTTGTTACAATGAAGTACGTGGCATGTTGGGATACACAGGGACTTATAAAGGTCATCGTGTATCAGTTCAAGGAACAGGTATGGGAATGCCATCAGCAGCGATTTATGTGAATGAATTAATTCGTGAATACGGTGTCAAAAAATTAATGCGAATTGGAACATGTGGTGCGCTAAATACGGATGTTCATGTTCGTGATTTGATTTTAGCACAGGCAGCAGCAACAAATTCTGCGATAATTCGGAATGATTTTCCTAAATTTGATTTTCCACAAATTGCTGATTTTAATATGCTTGTGACTGCACATGATATTGCAAAAGAGCATGGTTTTACGACACATGTTGGAAATGTCTTATCTAATGATACTTTCTACGCAGATGATCCTAAGGATGCAATGCGTTTAGGTGAGTATGGTGTCTTAGGTGTCGAAATGGAAGCAGCCATTATCTATTACTTAGCGGCTAAATTTGGTGTACAAGCATTGGCACTAATGACAGTTAGTGATCACATGATTACTGGTGAAGAGACGACTGCTGAAGAACGCCAAACAACGTTTGATGA containing:
- a CDS encoding purine-nucleoside phosphorylase yields the protein MSLKERLVETTQFIQAQGVQEVDFGLILGSGLGELADEITDRVVIPYETIPHFPASTVVGHAGQLVYGTLSGKKVLAMQGRFHYYEGHSMQTVTFPVRVMKALGANSMVVTNAAGGVNTSFSPGDLMLITDQINYTGDNPLMGLNEDELGPRFPDMSEPYDRAYGEVAKSVAKELKITLQKGVYMGFSGPTYETPAEIRMSRLMGADAVGMSTVPEVIVANHMSMRVLGVTCVTNLAAGMQANLNHEEVVETTERVKADFKELIKLTLERI
- the deoD gene encoding purine-nucleoside phosphorylase yields the protein MSTHIGAKQGDIADKILLPGDPLRAKYIAETFLENPVCYNEVRGMLGYTGTYKGHRVSVQGTGMGMPSAAIYVNELIREYGVKKLMRIGTCGALNTDVHVRDLILAQAAATNSAIIRNDFPKFDFPQIADFNMLVTAHDIAKEHGFTTHVGNVLSNDTFYADDPKDAMRLGEYGVLGVEMEAAIIYYLAAKFGVQALALMTVSDHMITGEETTAEERQTTFDEMMIVGLETIIKEDN
- the deoB gene encoding phosphopentomutase — its product is MFKRVHLIVLDSVGIGEAPDAEKFGDLGSHTLGHIAETAGLTLPNMENLGLGMIEPLKGVKAMPDHKGYVTKLEEVSVGKDTMTGHWEIMGLDIQTPFRVFPEGFPQDLLDKISEFSGRGIIMGANKPYSGTQVIDDFGAEQMETGDLIIYTSADPVLQIAAHEDVIPLEELYRICEYTREITKDDPYMIGRIIARPYVGEPGNFTRTPNRHDYALSPFGETVLDSLKAHGKDVIAIGKINDIFNSQGITEMVRTKSNMDGVDQLLNVMKKDFTGLSFTNLVDFDALFGHRRDTEGYARALEDFDARLPQINEAMAEDDLLLITADHGNDPTFPGTDHTREYVPLLAYSKKMTGHGSLPQGYYADISATIAENFGVPATENGQSFLNELK